Proteins encoded together in one Bradyrhizobium sp. CB82 window:
- a CDS encoding GH1 family beta-glucosidase, with product MSDKFSRRQFAKIAGLSAAAITAPGQSVEAKPDAAPCGSRGFPAGFLWGTATSSYQVEGAVNEDGRGASIWDNFTRVAGKIEDGTNGDRANEHYHRYKDDIALIKELGCKAYRFSVAWPRVFPDGDGKPNPKGLDFYNRLIDQLLTNGIEPWLTLYHWDLPQSLQDRFGGWRSVETCKAFGDYAAYVARHLTDRVKNVFTLNESGRFVYFGYGIGIDAPGLTLSQAEVNQIRHNTALAHGLAVQAVRSSGRRGTRVGPAENIDACIPAIDTPENVRATEIALRELNAGYLNVIMEGKYTDAFLKFAGPNAPKFTDAELKIISSPIDFLGLNIYAPQHYVMASDKGAGFSLLPIPKSFPHMNSDWLRVGPETIYWVPKLAAKIWKTNALYISENGASGDDRVTADGKIFDTDRIMYLRNYLAQLERATAEAVPVRGYFLWSLMDNFEWVYGLNKRFGLYHVNFDTQVRTPKLSASFYRNVIAKNAAGV from the coding sequence ATGTCGGACAAGTTCTCGCGTCGCCAGTTCGCGAAGATCGCGGGGCTGTCCGCAGCCGCGATAACGGCGCCCGGGCAATCCGTCGAGGCGAAGCCCGATGCTGCGCCATGCGGCTCGCGCGGCTTTCCGGCGGGCTTCCTGTGGGGCACCGCGACCTCGTCCTACCAGGTCGAGGGCGCGGTCAATGAGGACGGGCGAGGGGCGTCGATCTGGGACAATTTTACCCGCGTGGCCGGCAAGATCGAGGACGGCACCAATGGCGACCGCGCCAATGAGCATTACCATCGCTACAAGGACGACATCGCGCTGATCAAGGAGCTCGGCTGCAAGGCCTATCGTTTCTCGGTCGCCTGGCCGCGGGTGTTTCCGGATGGCGACGGCAAGCCGAACCCGAAGGGGCTCGACTTCTATAATCGCCTGATCGACCAACTCCTGACAAACGGCATCGAGCCGTGGCTCACCCTGTATCATTGGGACCTGCCGCAATCGCTGCAAGATCGCTTCGGCGGCTGGCGCTCGGTCGAGACCTGCAAGGCGTTCGGCGACTATGCGGCCTATGTCGCGCGGCACCTGACCGATCGCGTCAAAAACGTGTTCACGCTGAACGAGAGCGGCAGGTTCGTCTATTTCGGCTATGGCATCGGCATCGACGCGCCGGGGCTAACGCTGTCGCAAGCCGAGGTGAACCAGATCAGGCACAACACCGCGCTTGCGCACGGGCTCGCGGTGCAGGCGGTCCGCAGCTCCGGCCGCCGCGGCACGAGGGTCGGGCCGGCGGAAAATATCGATGCCTGCATTCCGGCGATCGACACGCCCGAGAATGTCCGCGCCACCGAGATCGCGCTTCGCGAGCTGAACGCGGGCTATCTCAACGTGATCATGGAGGGCAAGTACACCGATGCCTTCCTGAAATTCGCAGGGCCCAACGCGCCGAAATTCACCGATGCGGAGCTGAAGATCATCTCCTCGCCGATCGACTTCCTCGGCCTCAACATCTACGCGCCGCAGCACTATGTCATGGCCTCCGACAAGGGCGCCGGCTTCTCGCTCCTGCCGATCCCAAAATCGTTCCCGCACATGAATTCGGACTGGCTGCGCGTCGGCCCCGAGACGATCTACTGGGTGCCGAAGTTAGCTGCAAAGATCTGGAAGACCAATGCGCTCTATATCAGCGAGAACGGCGCCTCCGGCGACGACCGGGTCACGGCCGACGGCAAGATCTTCGACACCGACCGCATCATGTATTTGCGCAACTACCTCGCCCAGCTCGAGCGCGCGACGGCGGAGGCCGTGCCGGTCCGCGGCTATTTCCTCTGGAGCCTGATGGACAATTTCGAGTGGGTCTACGGGCTCAACAAGAGGTTCGGCCTCTACCACGTGAATTTCGACACCCAGGTCCGCACGCCAAAGCTCAGCGCAAGCTTCTACCGCAACGTGATCGCGAAGAACGCGGCGGGGGTGTAG
- a CDS encoding acetyl-CoA C-acetyltransferase — translation MVDALIIDACRTPRGVGKAGKGALSGIHPQQLGATVLRALAKRTGINTADVDDVVWGCSAQVATQSGDLGRMSALDAGYDVRASAVTLDRFCGSGITSVNMAAASIMAGAEDLVIAGGCEMMSMEGRRGGGPMMMDSGNLRLRARHPQSHQGVCADAIATMEGITRSDVDALGLESQKRAAHAMANGHFKKSLVPVYREDGSLALDHEEYPRPQTTMEGLAALKPAFPAIADYALDDKGTTYRGLILQQYPDLTIDFVHHAGNSSGVVDGAAAILLASPTYARAHGLRPRARVVAMANMGDSPTLMLNAPVPATRKVLAKAGLTIDDIDLFEINEAFAVVAEKYIRDLRLDRAKVNVNGGSIALGHPIGATGSILIGTILDELERRDLKRGLVTMCAAGGMAPAVIIERV, via the coding sequence ATGGTTGACGCGCTGATCATCGACGCCTGTCGGACGCCGCGCGGGGTGGGCAAGGCCGGCAAGGGGGCGCTGTCAGGGATCCATCCGCAGCAACTGGGTGCCACCGTGCTGCGCGCGCTCGCGAAACGCACCGGCATCAACACCGCTGACGTCGACGACGTCGTCTGGGGCTGTAGCGCGCAGGTCGCAACCCAAAGCGGCGACCTCGGGCGGATGTCGGCGCTCGATGCCGGCTACGACGTGCGCGCCAGCGCGGTGACGCTCGATCGCTTCTGCGGCTCCGGCATCACCAGCGTCAACATGGCGGCGGCCTCGATCATGGCGGGCGCGGAAGACCTCGTCATCGCCGGCGGCTGCGAGATGATGTCGATGGAGGGACGACGCGGCGGCGGTCCGATGATGATGGACTCCGGCAATCTGCGCCTGCGTGCAAGGCATCCACAGTCGCATCAGGGCGTCTGCGCGGATGCGATTGCGACCATGGAGGGTATTACGCGAAGCGACGTCGACGCGCTCGGGCTGGAAAGCCAGAAGCGCGCGGCGCATGCGATGGCGAACGGCCATTTCAAGAAGAGCCTGGTGCCGGTCTACCGCGAGGACGGCAGCCTCGCGCTCGATCACGAGGAGTATCCGCGGCCGCAGACCACGATGGAAGGCCTTGCGGCGCTCAAGCCCGCATTCCCGGCGATCGCGGACTATGCGCTCGACGACAAGGGGACGACCTATCGCGGCCTGATCCTCCAGCAATATCCGGACCTCACAATCGACTTCGTGCACCACGCCGGCAATTCCTCCGGCGTCGTCGACGGCGCCGCCGCGATCCTGCTGGCTTCGCCGACCTATGCCAGGGCGCATGGGCTCAGGCCCCGCGCCCGCGTGGTCGCGATGGCCAATATGGGGGATTCGCCGACGCTGATGCTGAACGCGCCGGTGCCGGCGACCCGCAAGGTGCTGGCCAAGGCCGGGCTGACGATCGACGACATCGATCTCTTCGAGATCAACGAGGCCTTTGCGGTGGTTGCGGAAAAGTACATTCGCGACCTCAGGCTCGACCGCGCCAAGGTCAACGTCAACGGCGGCTCGATCGCGCTCGGCCATCCCATCGGCGCCACCGGCTCGATCCTGATCGGCACCATCCTCGATGAACTGGAGCGGCGCGACCTGAAACGCGGCCTCGTCACCATGTGCGCCGCCGGCGGCATGGCGCCGGCGGTGATCATCGAGCGGGTTTAG
- a CDS encoding HU family DNA-binding protein translates to MPTQLSKSQLIEKIATATELSKRDVKNVMETLTDVGHKELKKNGLFLVPGFAKFVVIKKPATKARKGTNPFTGEEMMFKAKPARKIVRARPVKAAKDAVA, encoded by the coding sequence ATGCCAACCCAATTGTCCAAATCGCAGCTGATCGAAAAGATCGCGACCGCCACCGAGCTTTCCAAGCGCGACGTCAAGAACGTCATGGAGACCTTGACGGACGTCGGCCACAAGGAGCTCAAGAAGAACGGCCTCTTCCTGGTGCCGGGCTTCGCCAAGTTCGTGGTCATCAAGAAGCCCGCGACCAAGGCGCGCAAGGGCACCAACCCGTTCACGGGTGAAGAGATGATGTTCAAGGCCAAGCCGGCCCGGAAGATCGTCCGCGCACGGCCCGTGAAGGCCGCCAAGGACGCCGTGGCCTAA
- the lon gene encoding endopeptidase La, translating into MANERQTEPTVNTEAAKIPDDALIVIPVRNMVLFPGVIAPITIARPKSIAAAQQALREQRPIGIVLQRNGDIDDPAPDDLYRICTVANIVRYITAPDETHHIVCQGVQRARILDFLPGTPFPAARVQQIPEPSTTSPEIEARFLNLQRQAIEAIQLLPQVPPELVAMFQGTSAPGALADLATAYMDIKPQDKQEILETVDLSVRMEKVSKRLAERLEVLRISNEIGQQTKAAFDERQREAILREQMATIQRQLGEGDGKAAEVAELTEAIAKAKMPPEADAHAKKELRRYERMPEAAGEAGMVRTYLDWLIELPWTLPEEKPIDIAEARRILDADHYGLEKIKSRIIEYLAVRKLAPQGKAPILCFVGPPGVGKTSLGQSIARAMDRPFVRVSLGGVHDEAEIRGHRRTYIGALPGNIIQGIKKAGSRNCVMMLDEIDKMGRGVQGDPSAAMLEVLDPEQNGTFRDNYLGVPFDLSRVVFIATANMLDSIPGPLLDRMELISLAGYTEDEKLEIARRYLVRRQLEANGLSADQAKIEPEALKLIVKGYTREAGVRSLEREIGKVFRHAAVQIAEGTAAKVVVGAKDITPVLGQPRFEGEIALRTSVPGVATGLAWTPVGGDILFIEATRVPGRGNLILTGQLGDVMRESAQAAMTLVKSRASQLGIEPSLFEKSDIHVHVPAGATPKDGPSAGVAMFTALTSLLTNRTVRNDTAMTGEISLRGLVLPVGGIKEKVVAAAAAGLKRVMLPARNKRDFDDIPKGARESLEFIWLERVDEAVAAALDPAKPQVEAAE; encoded by the coding sequence ATGGCCAACGAACGCCAGACCGAGCCCACCGTGAACACCGAAGCCGCCAAAATTCCGGACGACGCGCTGATCGTCATCCCCGTCCGCAACATGGTGCTGTTCCCCGGCGTGATCGCGCCGATCACGATCGCAAGGCCGAAATCGATCGCCGCGGCGCAGCAGGCGCTGCGCGAGCAGCGGCCGATCGGGATCGTGCTTCAGCGCAACGGCGACATCGATGATCCCGCGCCGGATGATCTCTATCGGATCTGCACCGTCGCCAACATCGTGCGCTACATCACCGCACCCGACGAAACCCATCACATCGTCTGCCAGGGCGTGCAGCGCGCGCGCATCCTTGATTTCCTGCCGGGGACGCCTTTCCCAGCCGCACGGGTGCAGCAGATTCCGGAGCCGAGCACGACTTCGCCGGAGATCGAGGCGCGCTTCCTCAATCTGCAGCGCCAGGCGATCGAGGCGATCCAGCTCCTGCCGCAGGTGCCGCCGGAGCTGGTGGCGATGTTCCAGGGTACGAGCGCGCCCGGCGCGCTGGCCGATCTCGCCACCGCCTATATGGACATCAAGCCGCAGGACAAGCAGGAGATCCTGGAGACCGTCGATCTCTCCGTGCGCATGGAGAAGGTCTCCAAGCGGCTCGCCGAGCGGCTGGAGGTGCTGCGCATCAGCAATGAAATCGGCCAGCAGACCAAGGCGGCCTTCGACGAACGGCAGCGCGAGGCGATCCTGCGCGAGCAGATGGCGACCATCCAGCGCCAGCTCGGCGAAGGCGACGGCAAGGCGGCTGAGGTCGCCGAGCTGACCGAGGCCATCGCAAAAGCAAAAATGCCGCCAGAAGCAGACGCCCATGCGAAGAAGGAGCTGCGCCGCTATGAGCGCATGCCGGAAGCGGCCGGTGAAGCCGGCATGGTCCGCACCTATCTGGACTGGTTGATCGAACTGCCATGGACGCTGCCGGAGGAGAAGCCGATCGACATCGCAGAGGCCCGCCGCATCCTCGATGCGGACCACTATGGCCTGGAGAAGATCAAGAGCCGCATCATCGAATATCTCGCGGTGCGCAAGCTCGCGCCCCAGGGCAAGGCGCCGATCCTGTGCTTCGTCGGGCCACCCGGCGTCGGCAAGACCTCGCTTGGCCAGTCCATCGCGCGCGCGATGGATCGCCCCTTCGTGCGCGTCAGCCTTGGCGGCGTGCACGACGAGGCGGAGATCCGCGGCCACCGCCGCACCTATATCGGCGCGCTGCCCGGCAACATCATCCAAGGCATCAAGAAGGCCGGTAGCCGGAACTGCGTGATGATGCTGGACGAGATCGACAAGATGGGCCGCGGCGTGCAGGGTGATCCCTCGGCCGCGATGTTGGAGGTACTCGACCCTGAGCAGAACGGGACATTCCGGGACAATTATCTGGGCGTGCCGTTCGATCTCTCGCGCGTGGTCTTCATCGCCACCGCCAACATGCTGGACTCGATCCCGGGTCCCCTTCTGGACCGCATGGAGCTCATCAGTCTTGCCGGCTACACCGAGGACGAGAAGCTCGAGATCGCCAGGCGCTATCTGGTGCGGCGTCAGCTCGAGGCCAACGGCCTCTCGGCGGATCAGGCAAAGATCGAGCCGGAGGCGTTGAAGCTGATCGTCAAGGGCTACACCCGGGAGGCTGGCGTGCGCTCGCTGGAGCGCGAGATCGGAAAAGTATTCCGTCATGCGGCGGTGCAGATCGCCGAGGGCACGGCAGCCAAGGTCGTCGTGGGCGCGAAGGACATCACCCCCGTGCTCGGCCAGCCGCGCTTCGAGGGCGAGATTGCGCTGCGCACCAGCGTGCCGGGCGTTGCCACAGGCCTCGCCTGGACGCCGGTCGGCGGCGACATCCTGTTCATCGAGGCGACGCGCGTGCCCGGCAGGGGCAATCTGATCCTGACCGGCCAGCTCGGCGACGTCATGCGCGAGAGCGCGCAGGCCGCGATGACGCTGGTGAAGAGCCGCGCCAGCCAGCTCGGCATCGAGCCCTCGCTGTTCGAGAAGAGCGACATCCACGTTCACGTCCCGGCGGGCGCCACCCCGAAGGACGGCCCGAGCGCGGGCGTTGCGATGTTCACGGCGCTGACGTCGCTGCTGACCAACCGCACCGTGCGCAACGACACGGCCATGACCGGCGAGATCTCCTTGCGCGGCCTGGTGCTGCCGGTCGGCGGCATCAAGGAGAAGGTGGTGGCGGCGGCAGCCGCAGGCCTCAAGCGGGTGATGCTGCCGGCGCGCAACAAGCGGGATTTCGACGACATCCCGAAAGGCGCGCGCGAGAGCCTCGAATTCATCTGGCTCGAACGGGTCGACGAGGCGGTCGCCGCGGCGCTCGACCCGGCCAAACCGCAGGTCGAGGCAGCCGAGTGA
- a CDS encoding Hsp20/alpha crystallin family protein, producing the protein MQPKNPLDWMLSEALEQLNRGERLRQQFGRQESCWEPPIDVLETDRELLILVALPGVDPDNVETVIHDGVLVVSGRRTLPPELRNARIHRLELPQGRFERRIPLPVGRYAISRFVMDGCVALRLAKSA; encoded by the coding sequence ATGCAACCCAAAAACCCCCTCGACTGGATGCTTTCCGAAGCCCTGGAGCAGCTCAACCGCGGCGAGCGGCTGCGCCAGCAATTCGGCCGCCAGGAGTCCTGTTGGGAGCCGCCGATCGACGTGCTGGAGACTGACCGGGAGCTCCTCATCCTCGTCGCCCTTCCCGGCGTCGATCCCGACAATGTCGAAACAGTGATCCATGACGGCGTGCTCGTCGTCTCGGGCCGGCGCACGCTGCCGCCGGAACTACGCAACGCCCGCATCCACCGGCTTGAGCTGCCGCAGGGCCGCTTCGAGCGCCGCATTCCCCTGCCGGTCGGACGCTATGCCATCAGCCGTTTCGTGATGGACGGCTGCGTCGCGCTGCGCCTCGCCAAATCCGCTTGA